Proteins encoded by one window of Centroberyx gerrardi isolate f3 chromosome 21, fCenGer3.hap1.cur.20231027, whole genome shotgun sequence:
- the fam117ba gene encoding protein FAM117B produces MAFDSIAMPLLAPSPPPPSPLLLVLLSLPRHRVQLWPSLGALAGSHLIGPWPQDDSQHQHVPYMRDKATQTPRAWADERRRGSHKRSASCGSTDQLKEIAKLRQQLQRSKRSSRHRRDKERKSPFNGSHTIIQSQSPMPKTILIPIPISKSSAPRFRNSVEGLNQEIERIIIRDTTEKEEVIIPQDVPDGHRAPPPVPPQRSSSTRSIDTQTPSGGGLSGSHSNCSSRPDSISPSYLTILNDMGGGSPYEDKELGPCSPLPKYAASPRPNNSYMFKREPPEGCEKVKVFEESIPKPLQEIPPFLCPDRNKVNFIPNSGSAFCLVSILKPLLPAPELSFRPGVGLRSLSPSLVPLGGVGLRSLSPSLSTQPCLLEEPESF; encoded by the exons ATGGCCTTTGATTCCATTGCTATGCCTCTGCTCG cgccctctcctccccctcccagcCCGCTGCTCCTCGTTCTCCTCTCGCTCCCCCGCCATCGCGTCCAGCTGTGGCCCTCATTGGGCGCGCTCGCTGGCTCTCACCTGATAGGTCCCTGGCCTCAGGACGACAGCCAGCACCAACACGTTCCCTACATGAGGGACAAAGCGACGCAG acccCCAGGGCCTGggcagatgagaggaggaggggctcTCACAAACGCTCGGCCTCCTGCGGGAGCACCGACCAGCTCAAGGAG ATTGCCAAATTGCGTCAGCAGCTCCAGCGCAGCAAACGCAGCAGCCGCCATCGGAGGGACAAGGAGCGCAAGTCCCCGTTCAATGGCAGCCATACCATCATCCAGTCGCAG TCGCCGATGCCCAAGACCATTCTGATTCCCATCCCCATATCCAAGTCGTCCGCCCCTCGTTTCCGGAACAGCGTGGAGGGCCTCAACCAGGAGATCGAACGCATCATCATCCGCGACACGACTGAGAAGGAAGAGGTCATCATT CCACAGGATGTCCCAGATGGGCACCGCGCACCCCCACCCGTCCCCCCGcagcgcagcagcagcacccgCAGCATCGACACGCAGACTCCCTCGGGGGGCGGCCTGAGCGGTAGCCATAGCAACTGCAGCAGCCGCCCCGACTCCATCTCGCCCTCCTACCTCACCATCCTCAACGACATGGGAGGGGGCAGCCCTTATGAGGACAAAG aGCTGGGCCCCTGCTCCCCGCTGCCCAAATACGCCGCCTCTCCCAGACCCAACAACAGCTACATGTTCAAGAGAGAGCCTCCGGAGGGCTGCGAGAAGGTCAAGGTGTTCGAGGAGTCCAT accCAAGCCTCTGCAGGagatccctcccttcctctgcccCGACCGCAACAAGGTCAACTTCATCCCCAACAGCGGCTCCGCCTTCTGCCTGGTCAGCATCCTCAAGCCCTTACTCCCCGCCCCGGAGCTCAGCTTTCGCCCCGGGGTGGGCCTGCGGAGCCTGTCCCCGTCCCTGGTGCCTCTGGGCGGCGTGGGCCTGCGGAGCCTGTCCCCGTCCCTGTCCACCCAGCCCTGCCTGCTGGAGGAGCCGGAGAGCTTCTGA